A DNA window from Pseudodesulfovibrio thermohalotolerans contains the following coding sequences:
- a CDS encoding iron-containing alcohol dehydrogenase, translating to MLNFQYYMPTRIIFGPDSLDRLGDTPHLPRGDKAMIVIGESGVMIEQGYLARVQSLLSKQDVQTIVYDRIKPNPESDAVDEAAAICREKGVKFVVGLGGGSTIDSAKAIAAMAVNSGKYWDYMQSGSGGGQTPENEPLPIVAIPTTAGTGTEADPWTVITKSGTDSREKLGWGYDGTFPALSVVDPKLMLSVPPRQTAYTGMDAFFHAAEAYLATCRQPASDMLSLEAVHLIAHTLPQAVAEGDNLEARTVMAWACTAAGLCETYSSCISQHSLEHALSAFHPNLPHGAGLVLLSKAYFGFLASRGEERLGDLALAMGDTLEETVEEEVTGVAFLDALDNLITEVGLADEKLSDYGVTREEIPALAENALTTMGGLFDVTPVDMSLEDVIAIFEAAYD from the coding sequence GTGCTCAATTTCCAATACTACATGCCCACCCGCATCATCTTCGGCCCCGACAGCCTCGACAGGCTGGGGGACACCCCGCACCTGCCCCGGGGCGACAAAGCCATGATCGTCATCGGCGAATCCGGAGTCATGATCGAACAGGGATACCTGGCCCGCGTCCAGTCCCTGCTTTCCAAGCAGGACGTCCAAACCATCGTCTACGACCGAATCAAGCCCAACCCCGAATCCGACGCCGTGGATGAAGCCGCAGCCATCTGCCGAGAAAAAGGCGTCAAATTCGTGGTCGGCCTGGGCGGCGGCTCCACCATCGACTCGGCGAAAGCCATCGCCGCCATGGCCGTCAATTCCGGCAAGTATTGGGACTACATGCAATCCGGGTCCGGCGGCGGCCAGACCCCGGAAAACGAGCCACTGCCCATCGTGGCCATCCCCACCACGGCCGGGACCGGCACCGAGGCCGACCCGTGGACCGTCATAACCAAATCCGGCACCGACTCCCGCGAGAAGCTCGGCTGGGGGTATGACGGCACCTTCCCGGCCCTGTCCGTCGTGGACCCCAAACTGATGCTCTCCGTACCGCCGAGACAGACCGCCTACACCGGCATGGACGCGTTCTTCCACGCGGCCGAGGCCTACCTCGCCACCTGCCGCCAGCCCGCCAGCGACATGCTCTCCTTGGAAGCCGTCCACCTCATCGCGCACACCCTGCCGCAAGCCGTCGCCGAGGGCGACAACCTGGAAGCGCGGACCGTCATGGCCTGGGCCTGCACCGCAGCGGGTCTGTGCGAAACCTATTCCTCGTGCATTTCCCAGCACTCCCTGGAACACGCCCTGTCCGCCTTCCACCCGAACCTGCCACATGGAGCCGGACTGGTGCTTCTGTCCAAGGCATACTTCGGTTTCCTGGCCTCGCGCGGCGAGGAGCGCCTCGGCGACCTGGCCCTGGCCATGGGCGACACTCTTGAAGAAACCGTTGAAGAGGAAGTGACCGGCGTGGCCTTTCTCGACGCCCTGGACAACCTCATCACCGAGGTCGGCCTGGCTGACGAAAAGCTGTCCGACTACGGCGTGACCCGCGAAGAAATTCCGGCGCTGGCAGAAAACGCCCTGACCACCATGGGCGGCCTCTTCGATGTCACCCCCGTGGATATGTCCCTGGAGGACGTCATCGCCATATTCGAAGCGGCCTACGATTAG
- a CDS encoding M24 family metallopeptidase produces MFEAIARIPEEELKRRRDSVRHHLQDLAPEAGGILVFSRLNIYYLTGTFGQGVLWLPLSGESVLLIRKGVNRARLEAGVKHILPYKSYSELPGLCADAGSPFTPTLAAVMSGLTWQLGIMLADKLKDYAIVPGDHAVTLARMVKSEFELDILRRCGEKHHRCLYDILPTVIRPGMTEREIAHKAWEAFFSEGHMGILRMQAHGEEAFLGHVSAGDSGNYPSGFNGPLGLRGEHPASALMGNENKVWELGEPLMLDIGFQLEGYHTDKTQAYFAGPQEAMPDDIRRAHDFCIELQDWMCAHAKPGVTPEELYRHCLDEAGTRGYAEGFMGLDENQVPFVGHGIGLTVDEFPPIARGFSLPLEQGMVIALEPKQGIRGKAMVGVENTFEITADGCRCISGDRYDMIPVE; encoded by the coding sequence ATGTTCGAAGCCATAGCCCGCATCCCCGAAGAGGAACTCAAACGTCGCCGGGATTCCGTCCGGCATCACCTTCAGGATCTTGCCCCGGAAGCGGGGGGAATTCTCGTGTTTTCCCGGTTGAACATCTACTACCTGACCGGCACGTTCGGCCAGGGCGTGCTATGGCTGCCTCTTTCCGGCGAGTCCGTGCTGCTCATCCGCAAGGGCGTCAATCGCGCCCGGCTCGAAGCCGGCGTGAAGCACATCCTGCCGTACAAGTCCTATTCGGAACTGCCCGGCTTGTGCGCCGACGCGGGCAGCCCCTTTACGCCGACCCTGGCCGCAGTGATGTCGGGGCTTACCTGGCAGCTCGGAATCATGCTCGCGGACAAGCTCAAGGACTATGCCATCGTGCCGGGCGATCACGCCGTGACCCTGGCCAGGATGGTCAAATCCGAGTTCGAGCTCGATATTCTCCGACGTTGCGGCGAGAAGCACCATCGGTGTCTTTACGACATATTGCCGACCGTGATCCGTCCCGGCATGACCGAGCGGGAGATCGCCCACAAGGCGTGGGAAGCCTTTTTCAGCGAGGGACACATGGGCATCCTGCGGATGCAGGCCCACGGCGAGGAGGCTTTCCTCGGCCATGTCTCGGCCGGTGATTCCGGTAATTATCCCAGTGGGTTCAACGGGCCTCTCGGATTGCGCGGAGAGCATCCGGCCTCCGCCCTCATGGGTAACGAGAACAAGGTATGGGAATTGGGCGAGCCGCTCATGCTCGACATAGGCTTTCAGTTGGAAGGGTATCACACGGACAAGACCCAGGCGTATTTCGCGGGGCCGCAGGAGGCCATGCCCGACGACATCCGCCGCGCTCACGATTTCTGCATTGAGTTGCAGGATTGGATGTGTGCCCATGCCAAGCCGGGCGTTACCCCCGAGGAGCTCTATCGTCATTGCCTGGACGAGGCCGGGACGCGTGGGTATGCCGAGGGCTTCATGGGGCTCGACGAGAACCAGGTCCCGTTCGTGGGCCATGGCATTGGGTTGACCGTCGACGAGTTTCCGCCCATTGCCAGAGGCTTTTCCCTCCCTTTGGAGCAGGGCATGGTCATCGCCCTTGAGCCCAAGCAGGGCATACGCGGCAAAGCCATGGTCGGCGTGGAGAACACTTTCGAGATCACCGCCGACGGCTGCCGATGCATCTCCGGCGACAGATATGACATGATTCCGGTGGAATGA
- a CDS encoding CoA-binding protein produces the protein MLIDIKELAPLLREVKTIAIVGAVDKPGRPVDMVGRALIEMGFTVIPVHPKRSDVWGLPTYSALGDIPMQVDMVDLFRAPQFCPAHAREVLSMTPLPKIFWMQSGISSPEAREILAGSGITVVEDRCSKVEMQAMGIHR, from the coding sequence ATGCTGATCGACATAAAAGAGCTAGCTCCCCTGCTGCGCGAGGTCAAGACCATCGCCATTGTCGGGGCGGTGGACAAACCGGGCCGCCCCGTGGACATGGTCGGCCGGGCGCTCATCGAAATGGGCTTCACGGTCATCCCCGTTCACCCCAAGCGAAGTGACGTCTGGGGACTGCCCACCTATTCCGCCCTGGGCGACATTCCGATGCAGGTGGACATGGTTGACCTGTTCCGCGCGCCGCAATTCTGCCCCGCACATGCCCGCGAGGTTCTGTCCATGACCCCTCTGCCCAAGATTTTCTGGATGCAGTCCGGCATCTCCAGCCCGGAGGCCCGGGAAATACTGGCCGGAAGCGGCATTACCGTGGTCGAGGATCGTTGCAGCAAAGTCGAAATGCAAGCCATGGGAATTCACCGATGA
- a CDS encoding YkgJ family cysteine cluster protein encodes MTENAFECRMCGHCCQGEGGIVMTAKDRERLAAFLGIDVDELVSRYAHTRGGKIHLNVGENNYCVFFKEGCGVHPGRPDICRAWPYFRGNLIDKTSWEMIQDYCPGVNPDAGHEEFVRQGRAYLRKEDLLRYDPESSPNALISDE; translated from the coding sequence ATGACCGAGAACGCCTTCGAATGCCGCATGTGCGGCCACTGCTGCCAAGGCGAGGGCGGCATCGTCATGACCGCCAAGGACCGTGAACGTCTGGCCGCCTTCCTGGGCATCGACGTGGACGAACTTGTCTCCCGATACGCCCACACGCGCGGCGGGAAAATCCATCTCAACGTGGGCGAAAACAACTACTGCGTCTTTTTCAAAGAAGGTTGCGGCGTGCATCCGGGACGTCCCGACATCTGTCGGGCCTGGCCCTATTTCCGAGGCAATCTCATCGACAAGACCAGTTGGGAGATGATCCAGGATTACTGTCCCGGCGTGAATCCCGATGCGGGGCACGAGGAGTTCGTCCGCCAGGGACGCGCGTATTTGCGCAAGGAAGACCTTTTGCGCTATGATCCCGAATCTTCGCCCAACGCATTGATTTCCGACGAGTAA
- a CDS encoding J domain-containing protein, producing MNLQECLKELQLAPGANLEEVKSAFRKLAFKYHPDLNPSASAAERFRVVNEAYVTAKKLIDTDGPSSSAAPGPDAGGPKTKREEGAKTYARQQRRTPPPGAEKKRRSTSRARAQRYYYKEEEVLKTILNDPFAKKVFEDIYSQIRKEQPGYQGPLELKKRSLQLHWGERTINLDFSKGIKGWLKGQMDFEQTVHYPATHLMPGRKIRISVERPFTKGAKTIEITLPTDFVVGRPIRLKGLGRRLGPFKGDLLLRILGK from the coding sequence ATGAATCTCCAGGAGTGCCTCAAGGAGCTTCAGCTCGCCCCCGGGGCGAACCTGGAAGAGGTCAAGTCCGCCTTCCGCAAGCTGGCCTTCAAATACCACCCGGATCTCAACCCGAGCGCATCCGCCGCCGAAAGGTTCCGTGTGGTCAATGAGGCCTATGTCACGGCCAAAAAGCTCATTGATACGGACGGTCCTTCGTCTTCCGCCGCGCCCGGGCCTGATGCGGGCGGCCCCAAGACGAAACGCGAGGAAGGCGCCAAGACGTATGCCCGCCAGCAGCGCAGAACGCCCCCGCCCGGCGCGGAGAAGAAGCGTCGTTCCACCAGCAGGGCCAGGGCCCAGAGGTATTACTATAAGGAAGAGGAGGTCCTGAAGACCATCCTCAACGATCCCTTTGCCAAGAAGGTTTTCGAAGACATCTACTCGCAAATCCGCAAGGAACAGCCCGGCTACCAGGGGCCGTTGGAGCTGAAAAAGCGAAGCCTCCAGCTTCACTGGGGCGAGCGGACCATCAATCTCGACTTCTCCAAGGGCATCAAGGGCTGGCTCAAGGGCCAAATGGACTTCGAGCAGACCGTCCACTACCCGGCAACGCACCTCATGCCCGGCCGCAAAATCCGCATTTCAGTGGAACGCCCCTTCACCAAAGGGGCTAAAACCATTGAAATAACGTTGCCGACGGACTTCGTGGTCGGCCGTCCCATCCGGCTCAAGGGACTGGGCCGCAGGCTCGGTCCCTTCAAGGGCGATCTCCTGTTGCGCATCCTCGGGAAATAG
- the hisH gene encoding imidazole glycerol phosphate synthase subunit HisH has protein sequence MLAIFDYKAGNQTSVHRALEHLGIPNEITNDPEKLDKAIGIIFPGVGAAGQAMEELESGGLDEVIKKLIWQKKPVLGICVGCQILLDYSEENDTKALEVIPGECRLFNPSWVDYEDISIRVPHMGWNQVELLQDCELFKGIDPDADFYFVHSYYPAPKEEFVIGTTRYGIDFCSVHGRKGLWAVQFHPEKSGRPGLQMLRNFYNFCREATDAE, from the coding sequence ATGCTCGCCATCTTCGATTACAAAGCGGGGAACCAGACCAGTGTCCACAGGGCATTGGAACACCTGGGCATCCCGAATGAAATTACCAACGATCCCGAAAAGCTCGACAAGGCCATCGGCATCATCTTCCCCGGTGTCGGCGCGGCCGGCCAGGCCATGGAAGAACTCGAATCCGGCGGTCTCGACGAAGTCATCAAGAAACTCATCTGGCAGAAAAAGCCGGTGCTGGGCATCTGCGTCGGTTGCCAGATTCTCTTGGACTACTCCGAAGAGAACGACACCAAGGCCCTGGAAGTGATTCCCGGTGAATGCCGCCTCTTCAACCCCTCCTGGGTGGATTACGAGGACATCTCCATCCGCGTTCCCCACATGGGCTGGAACCAGGTGGAACTGCTCCAGGACTGCGAGCTCTTCAAGGGCATCGATCCGGACGCGGACTTCTACTTCGTCCACAGCTACTATCCGGCGCCCAAGGAGGAGTTCGTCATCGGCACCACCCGCTACGGCATCGACTTCTGCTCGGTGCACGGCCGAAAGGGCCTTTGGGCTGTCCAGTTCCACCCGGAAAAAAGCGGACGCCCCGGCCTGCAAATGCTCAGGAACTTCTACAATTTCTGCCGGGAGGCCACCGATGCTGAGTAA
- the hisF gene encoding imidazole glycerol phosphate synthase subunit HisF, translated as MLSKRVIPCLDVRNGRLTKGIKFEGNVDIGDPVESAKKYYEEGADEIVFYDITASHEARGIFLDVVEKVASQIFIPFSVGGGINSVDDMRDVLVAGAEKVSVNSGAVKNPDIISEGAARFGSQCVVLGMDVKRVPVSEEIPSGFEIVIHGGRKYMGMDAIEWAKTGEALGAGEICLNSIDADGVKNGYDLELTRLVAEAVTIPVIASGGAGNPQHMVDAVTEGKATAALIASIVHYGEYTIPEIKKYMSDHGVQTRMVW; from the coding sequence ATGCTGAGTAAACGCGTCATTCCCTGCCTCGACGTGCGCAATGGTCGTCTGACCAAGGGCATCAAATTTGAAGGCAACGTGGACATCGGCGACCCGGTCGAGTCCGCCAAAAAATACTACGAGGAAGGCGCGGACGAGATCGTCTTTTACGACATCACCGCCTCTCACGAGGCGCGCGGCATCTTCCTTGATGTTGTCGAAAAGGTCGCCTCCCAGATATTCATCCCGTTCTCCGTGGGCGGAGGCATCAACTCCGTCGACGACATGCGCGATGTGCTCGTCGCGGGCGCGGAAAAGGTCTCGGTCAACTCCGGCGCGGTCAAGAACCCGGACATCATCAGCGAAGGCGCGGCCCGGTTCGGCTCCCAATGCGTGGTGCTCGGCATGGACGTCAAACGCGTGCCCGTTTCAGAGGAAATCCCTTCGGGCTTCGAGATCGTCATCCACGGCGGCCGCAAATACATGGGCATGGACGCCATCGAATGGGCCAAGACCGGCGAGGCGTTGGGCGCAGGTGAAATCTGCCTCAACTCCATCGACGCGGACGGCGTCAAAAACGGTTACGACCTGGAGCTGACCCGTTTGGTGGCCGAGGCCGTTACCATCCCGGTCATCGCCTCCGGCGGCGCGGGCAACCCGCAGCACATGGTCGACGCCGTCACCGAGGGCAAGGCCACCGCCGCCCTCATCGCCTCCATCGTCCACTATGGCGAATACACTATCCCGGAAATCAAGAAATACATGTCCGATCACGGCGTTCAGACCCGCATGGTTTGGTAG
- the moaC gene encoding cyclic pyranopterin monophosphate synthase MoaC yields the protein MADGFSHMDQDGNARMVDVSAKNDTNRTAIVRGLVRLAPETMRLLKENALPKGDVLTTAKIAGIQAAKRTADLIPMCHPLPISYIDVRFNVADTDSTIELECEVRTAYKTGVEMEALIGCQVAAATIYDMCKAVQKDIVIDNCRLVFKSGGKSGTFRAE from the coding sequence ATGGCAGACGGTTTTTCGCATATGGATCAGGACGGCAATGCTCGCATGGTGGACGTGTCCGCCAAGAACGACACGAATCGCACCGCGATAGTCCGGGGGCTCGTCAGACTTGCGCCGGAGACCATGAGGCTGCTCAAGGAGAACGCGCTGCCCAAGGGCGACGTGTTGACCACGGCCAAGATCGCGGGCATTCAGGCCGCCAAGCGCACCGCCGACCTCATTCCCATGTGCCACCCCCTGCCCATCAGCTATATCGACGTCCGCTTCAATGTGGCGGACACCGACTCGACCATCGAGCTTGAATGCGAGGTTCGCACCGCCTACAAGACCGGCGTGGAGATGGAAGCCCTTATCGGCTGCCAGGTTGCGGCCGCTACCATCTACGACATGTGCAAGGCGGTCCAGAAGGACATCGTCATCGACAATTGCCGTCTGGTTTTCAAATCCGGTGGCAAGAGCGGGACCTTCCGGGCCGAATAG
- the dnaJ gene encoding molecular chaperone DnaJ, translated as MSKRDYYEVLAVERTATQDEIKTAYRKLAFKYHPDRNPDDPEAESKFKEAAEAYEVLGNQEKRQTYDRFGHDGMNGHGFSGFSSNEDIFGAFSDIFGEVFGFSSAGRGANRPRGGSDLRYNLEISFREAAKGTEVGIKIPVEVTCEDCDGSGAAPGSSPETCPQCGGSGTVQQSQGFFRISATCPQCRGTGKLITDPCDTCMGRGTVIKDKDLNVRIPAGVDNNSRLRLRGEGEAGVNGGPPGDLYVVIRVAPDETFERQGQNLIISREISMVEAALGHRLEVPTLDDPVNLDIPSGTQSGEIFRLRGLGLPHLGSTHNGDLLVEVRVKTPSRLNSRQEELLREFAEIETGKLSNRAKGFFKKAKSKVMGE; from the coding sequence ATGTCCAAGCGCGACTATTACGAAGTCCTGGCAGTGGAGCGGACCGCCACTCAGGACGAAATCAAGACGGCATATCGAAAGCTGGCCTTCAAGTATCATCCCGACCGCAACCCGGATGATCCGGAAGCCGAGTCCAAGTTCAAGGAGGCCGCCGAGGCCTATGAGGTCTTGGGCAACCAGGAGAAGCGTCAGACTTACGATCGGTTCGGCCACGACGGCATGAACGGTCACGGCTTTTCCGGTTTTTCCAGCAACGAAGACATCTTCGGGGCCTTCAGCGATATCTTTGGCGAGGTCTTCGGATTCTCCTCTGCGGGCCGTGGCGCCAACCGGCCCAGAGGTGGTTCCGACCTCCGTTACAACCTGGAGATATCCTTCAGGGAAGCCGCCAAGGGTACCGAGGTCGGCATCAAGATACCCGTGGAAGTCACCTGCGAGGATTGCGACGGCAGCGGGGCGGCTCCCGGCTCCTCGCCCGAGACCTGCCCCCAGTGCGGCGGGTCCGGGACCGTGCAACAGTCCCAGGGCTTTTTCCGTATTTCCGCCACCTGTCCCCAGTGCCGCGGCACCGGCAAGCTGATTACCGATCCCTGCGACACCTGCATGGGGCGCGGGACGGTCATCAAGGACAAGGACCTCAATGTCCGCATCCCGGCCGGTGTGGACAACAACTCCCGCCTGCGCTTGCGTGGCGAGGGCGAAGCGGGCGTCAACGGCGGCCCTCCGGGCGACCTCTACGTGGTCATCCGGGTCGCGCCGGACGAGACCTTCGAGCGTCAGGGCCAGAATCTTATCATCAGCCGTGAAATCTCCATGGTCGAGGCCGCGTTGGGCCATCGGCTCGAAGTGCCCACCTTGGACGATCCGGTGAACCTGGACATCCCCAGCGGTACTCAGTCCGGGGAGATATTCCGACTGCGTGGACTGGGTTTGCCCCATCTGGGTTCGACTCACAATGGCGACCTGCTCGTGGAAGTTCGCGTGAAGACGCCTTCCCGCCTGAACAGCCGCCAGGAGGAATTGCTCCGTGAGTTCGCCGAGATCGAGACCGGAAAATTGAGCAATCGGGCCAAAGGGTTCTTCAAGAAGGCCAAGAGCAAGGTCATGGGAGAGTAG
- the rpoZ gene encoding DNA-directed RNA polymerase subunit omega, with the protein MARITVEDCLAKVSNRFLITQMAIKRVKQYREGYEPLVESKNKEVVSALREIAASKVIPDTSTDLHLHSSETEEA; encoded by the coding sequence ATGGCAAGGATCACCGTAGAAGATTGTTTGGCAAAAGTGAGCAATCGTTTTCTCATTACCCAGATGGCCATCAAGCGGGTCAAGCAGTACCGCGAAGGGTATGAGCCTCTGGTCGAAAGCAAGAACAAGGAAGTGGTCAGCGCCCTGCGCGAGATAGCGGCCTCCAAGGTCATTCCGGATACCTCCACCGACCTGCATCTCCATTCTTCCGAAACCGAGGAAGCCTAG
- a CDS encoding DUF4340 domain-containing protein, with protein MRRLLFLVAIVLAASLAGGAYWYRTSVDERVASFHWLGHPLDKAESVQVVMGSDVYTLVARDRLWDMRIPGGEGSVSAKALRGRVRDYLERISQLAPLLSLEGEQGDVQRQYGLEEPGLMLVVRLKDVNAPLSLRFSKDETGRTYGWNSETPDLAFEFVGDVYEQLALPAAYFLDTRVFRFNEEKVNQVQLVQPFGSSWVVKRGKNGFYFTLPGYLKDKEAADSELKLYVHALALLRAGKLVLEPEAEGEKGMAALTIKVWSGNAKKPSSVEFFPIEGDPKHFYGRSSWLTVPFLLDAESVSQLVKSAFDVQGRNVFTLDIGQVATFVVTNGERRYAVVREDAGWRSVGTEKVIPGIDMALWRFTELQFEALPLNNLAATAVKLMHCRLLDRDGNELKEITFYADPKLPQGQCWMKNGDGMYYPVSARLLKDLQGMFPAGPIVE; from the coding sequence TTGAGACGTTTATTGTTCCTTGTCGCCATTGTGCTCGCGGCCTCGCTGGCCGGGGGCGCGTATTGGTACAGGACGAGCGTGGATGAACGCGTCGCATCGTTCCATTGGCTGGGGCATCCCTTGGACAAGGCCGAGTCCGTGCAGGTGGTTATGGGGAGTGACGTTTATACTCTCGTCGCCCGGGACCGCCTTTGGGACATGCGGATTCCCGGCGGGGAAGGGAGCGTTTCGGCCAAGGCGTTGCGCGGCCGGGTCCGGGACTATCTCGAAAGGATATCTCAACTGGCTCCGCTGCTTTCGCTGGAAGGAGAGCAGGGCGATGTGCAGCGGCAGTACGGTCTCGAAGAGCCTGGCCTGATGCTTGTTGTCCGTCTCAAGGATGTGAACGCCCCCTTGAGCCTCCGTTTCTCGAAGGATGAAACCGGCAGGACCTACGGCTGGAACTCGGAGACGCCCGATCTGGCGTTCGAGTTCGTGGGCGATGTATACGAGCAGCTCGCGCTTCCGGCAGCCTATTTCCTCGATACCAGGGTCTTTCGTTTCAACGAGGAGAAGGTCAACCAGGTGCAGCTTGTCCAACCCTTCGGCTCCAGTTGGGTGGTGAAGCGCGGAAAGAACGGATTTTACTTTACCCTGCCCGGCTATCTCAAGGACAAGGAGGCGGCCGATTCCGAGCTCAAGCTCTACGTTCACGCTCTTGCTCTGCTTCGCGCGGGCAAGCTGGTGCTTGAGCCCGAGGCGGAGGGCGAGAAGGGGATGGCGGCGCTGACCATCAAGGTCTGGTCCGGGAACGCCAAGAAGCCCTCTTCGGTGGAGTTCTTTCCCATCGAGGGTGATCCCAAGCATTTTTACGGGCGTTCGTCCTGGCTGACTGTGCCTTTTCTGCTTGATGCGGAAAGCGTCAGCCAGCTTGTGAAGAGCGCGTTCGACGTTCAGGGCCGGAATGTGTTTACCCTGGATATCGGCCAGGTGGCCACTTTCGTCGTCACCAACGGGGAGCGTCGCTATGCCGTGGTGCGGGAGGACGCCGGATGGCGGTCCGTGGGCACGGAAAAAGTCATTCCCGGCATTGACATGGCGCTCTGGCGATTTACTGAATTACAGTTTGAGGCGTTGCCGCTGAACAACCTGGCCGCCACTGCTGTGAAGCTCATGCACTGCCGCCTGCTGGACCGCGACGGGAACGAGTTGAAGGAGATAACCTTCTACGCCGACCCGAAGCTGCCTCAGGGGCAATGTTGGATGAAGAACGGGGACGGAATGTATTATCCCGTTTCCGCGCGGCTGCTTAAGGACCTGCAGGGCATGTTCCCGGCCGGCCCGATCGTGGAATAG
- a CDS encoding tRNA lysidine(34) synthetase codes for MASWGKLTFAQKKCVTATGKLMQRTDMVSKGARIGLAISGGVDSFLMLKVMTIRKAIMPFPVELMVLHVNPGFSPESHEPLVRWCADNGLAAHIELTDFGPRAHTEENRKNSPCFWCAMQRRKRLFELCRDYGLTHLAFGHNADDNVVTFFMNMVQNGRADGLSANEPFFGGKLNVIRPTMLLDKKTVIKAATQWELPIWENVCPSNGFTKRDEIHEWLRTMWRHDKRIKNNIFNAVTRQQVDLTSKKV; via the coding sequence ATGGCCTCATGGGGCAAACTCACCTTTGCACAGAAAAAATGCGTCACAGCCACCGGCAAGCTCATGCAGCGAACCGACATGGTCTCGAAAGGAGCGCGCATCGGCCTGGCCATCTCCGGCGGGGTCGACAGCTTCCTCATGCTCAAGGTCATGACCATCCGCAAGGCCATCATGCCTTTCCCCGTGGAACTCATGGTCCTGCATGTAAATCCCGGGTTCTCACCCGAATCGCACGAGCCGCTGGTCAGGTGGTGCGCCGACAACGGTCTGGCCGCGCACATCGAGCTGACCGACTTCGGCCCCCGCGCCCACACCGAGGAAAACCGCAAGAACTCGCCCTGCTTCTGGTGCGCGATGCAGCGCCGCAAGCGGCTCTTCGAACTGTGCCGCGACTACGGCCTGACGCACCTCGCCTTCGGCCACAACGCGGACGACAACGTGGTCACGTTCTTCATGAACATGGTCCAGAACGGTCGCGCGGACGGCCTGTCGGCCAACGAACCGTTTTTCGGCGGCAAACTGAATGTTATCCGACCCACCATGCTCCTGGACAAGAAAACCGTCATAAAAGCGGCCACGCAGTGGGAACTGCCCATATGGGAAAACGTCTGCCCCTCGAACGGCTTCACCAAACGTGATGAAATACACGAATGGCTCCGGACCATGTGGCGTCACGATAAACGCATAAAAAACAATATCTTCAATGCTGTAACAAGACAACAAGTCGACTTGACAAGCAAAAAAGTCTAG
- a CDS encoding M23 family metallopeptidase translates to MLFRKYHIVVFKDKQGSCRKFQLRGWFIAFLVLMTVTMAAGNVILWKNYAEHSRIEQGLNIAEKTVQEQKTQLLSLSQKITALQGNLNRIRDFDSKLRVMINLDQDGSQAAAPKGGPANDNFSKGYLPLYRQELLARKMHEFLRQLNVEARLEEVRQQEIMHTLRSNQNILEATPSIWPTSGWVTSGFAWRSSPFTGKREFHKGLDISAPRGTPVYAPARGAVTFAGRDGSYGLSIRLKHNSSLSTRFAHLNRIAIKSGQEVTRGELIGYVGSTGRSTGPHLHYEVRLNGVPVNPKRYILN, encoded by the coding sequence ATGCTTTTCCGAAAATACCACATAGTTGTCTTTAAGGACAAACAGGGGTCGTGCAGGAAATTCCAGCTTCGAGGCTGGTTTATCGCATTCCTTGTCTTGATGACCGTCACCATGGCCGCCGGCAACGTGATCCTTTGGAAAAATTATGCCGAGCACTCGCGCATCGAACAGGGTCTGAACATCGCCGAGAAAACCGTCCAAGAACAGAAAACCCAGCTACTGAGCCTCTCCCAAAAAATCACCGCACTGCAAGGCAACCTGAACCGCATCCGGGACTTCGACTCCAAGCTGCGGGTCATGATAAATCTGGACCAGGACGGCAGCCAGGCCGCGGCTCCCAAGGGCGGTCCCGCCAACGACAATTTTTCCAAAGGATACCTGCCCCTCTATCGCCAGGAACTCCTTGCCCGCAAGATGCATGAATTCCTCCGCCAGTTGAATGTGGAGGCGCGTCTTGAAGAGGTCCGCCAGCAGGAGATCATGCATACCCTGCGCAGCAATCAGAACATCCTCGAAGCCACCCCGTCCATCTGGCCGACATCCGGCTGGGTGACCTCGGGCTTCGCCTGGCGCTCCTCGCCCTTCACCGGGAAGCGTGAATTCCACAAGGGTCTGGACATCTCCGCCCCCAGGGGCACCCCGGTGTACGCACCGGCCCGCGGGGCAGTGACCTTCGCCGGACGCGACGGCTCCTACGGCCTGTCCATCCGCCTGAAGCACAACTCAAGCCTGTCCACCCGGTTCGCGCACCTCAACCGCATAGCCATCAAGAGCGGTCAAGAGGTCACGAGAGGCGAGCTCATCGGCTACGTCGGCAGCACGGGTCGCTCCACCGGCCCCCACCTCCACTACGAGGTTCGCCTGAATGGCGTGCCGGTGAACCCGAAGCGGTACATCCTCAACTAA